A single region of the Salicibibacter cibi genome encodes:
- a CDS encoding permease produces MMDTFLSFLNTFFILFLELTALFILISFLVSWLQQKVTEDRVRRILNRPNNWIGYLYGVGLGSLTPFCSCSTIPILAGLLSSKAPFGPSMSFLIASPLLNPVIIIMMLTLLGWELTLYYAIVITIFSILIGVVWSALGLEQSVKEVRVRKKGSSNEDQNISKWKLALQDTWTFFYPLFPYLLIGVFIGAFVYDVVPQEFIVQYAGGDNPWTIPIASVIGIPMYIRAETILPIAGALVSQGMDLGAVIALLIGGAGASIPEVILLSKLFKRKLVVAFVVSILIVAIGTGFIVQIIL; encoded by the coding sequence ATCATGGATACCTTTTTAAGCTTCCTAAACACCTTTTTCATTCTGTTTTTAGAACTGACCGCTTTGTTTATACTCATTAGTTTTTTGGTCAGTTGGTTACAACAAAAGGTGACAGAAGATCGAGTTAGACGCATCCTTAATCGACCAAATAACTGGATTGGCTATCTCTATGGCGTAGGGTTAGGGTCACTAACCCCCTTTTGTTCTTGTTCAACGATACCAATTTTAGCAGGATTGTTATCTTCTAAAGCTCCCTTTGGACCGTCGATGTCATTTTTAATTGCTTCTCCTCTCTTGAATCCAGTGATCATTATCATGATGTTGACCTTGTTGGGATGGGAATTAACCTTATACTACGCAATCGTCATAACCATTTTTTCTATACTTATTGGTGTTGTATGGAGCGCTTTAGGTCTTGAGCAATCGGTGAAAGAAGTGAGAGTGAGAAAGAAAGGGAGTTCAAACGAAGATCAAAATATTTCCAAATGGAAGTTGGCTCTTCAAGATACATGGACGTTCTTTTATCCTTTATTTCCTTACTTGCTTATCGGCGTTTTTATTGGAGCATTTGTTTATGACGTCGTTCCGCAAGAATTTATTGTTCAATATGCCGGAGGAGATAATCCCTGGACGATTCCCATTGCATCAGTGATCGGGATTCCCATGTATATTCGCGCAGAAACCATATTGCCGATTGCGGGCGCCTTAGTTAGCCAAGGGATGGATTTGGGAGCTGTGATTGCCCTTTTAATCGGCGGTGCCGGGGCGAGTATTCCAGAGGTTATTTTATTAAGCAAATTATTTAAACGAAAATTAGTTGTGGCTTTTGTCGTTTCCATTTTGATTGTTGCTATTGGTACAGGATTTATCGTGCAGATCATCCTATAA
- a CDS encoding ArsR/SmtB family transcription factor, with protein sequence MSTLNTRLNSTEVADALKVISDPTRLLMMKLISKKEYCVCQFVDMFEISQPAVSQHIRKLKQAGVVEEDRRGQWRFYSMDRSAPKVAVIQAILDQIDDYDQQYLELLKKETPVDCC encoded by the coding sequence ATGAGCACATTAAATACAAGGTTAAATTCCACTGAAGTGGCTGACGCTTTAAAAGTCATCAGTGACCCTACACGGTTGTTGATGATGAAGCTTATTTCAAAAAAGGAATACTGTGTTTGTCAGTTCGTTGATATGTTTGAAATCAGTCAACCTGCAGTAAGTCAACATATCCGTAAGTTGAAGCAAGCAGGTGTTGTCGAAGAAGATCGCCGTGGGCAATGGCGATTCTATTCCATGGATAGATCTGCACCGAAAGTTGCTGTCATTCAAGCTATTTTGGATCAAATTGATGATTATGATCAACAGTATTTGGAACTTTTAAAGAAAGAAACCCCTGTTGATTGCTGTTAA
- a CDS encoding ArsR/SmtB family transcription factor yields MKETMATSKVDQDQLFQTYKGKFKALADELRLKIMYELNQRGQVCVCDLTDIVGLPQSKLSYHLRILLDANLILQEKIGTWNYYRLNETEVKNLLSEELCCIFYPNSP; encoded by the coding sequence ATGAAAGAAACCATGGCTACATCAAAAGTTGACCAAGATCAGCTTTTTCAAACATATAAAGGGAAATTTAAAGCCCTTGCGGATGAACTTCGTCTAAAAATCATGTATGAATTGAATCAACGTGGCCAAGTATGTGTTTGTGATCTAACAGACATTGTTGGATTACCACAATCGAAGCTGTCCTATCATTTAAGAATATTACTCGATGCGAATTTGATTCTACAAGAAAAAATCGGCACTTGGAATTACTATCGTTTGAATGAAACCGAAGTTAAAAACTTGTTATCCGAAGAACTCTGCTGTATTTTCTATCCAAATAGCCCCTAA